A single window of Meiothermus sp. DNA harbors:
- a CDS encoding pyridoxal phosphate-dependent aminotransferase, with amino-acid sequence MAHLHPRTQLSKESIFAQMSRLAAQHGAINLGQGFPSNPPPAFLQEAARRAIGTVDQYTPPIGLPHLREAVAEDLGVSPENVVITAGGTEALHALAEALYGPGDEVVMMEPYFDVYIPQARMAGAEPVMVPMRLTERWEVDLAALERAITVRTQALLLTNPYNPTGSLLSRAEAEQIVALARRHDLWIISDEVYDELYFAEPPISLRELAPERVFSVGSAGKRLEATGWRIGWIVTPPGLAPQIAGMRQWSSFCSAAPLQAAVAEALPIARREGFYQKLRESYKKRRDLLEQGLKSMGLKTFSSAGTYFLTALLPNLDAETLVREGKVAIIPGSAFYLQNPAPKGLFRFAFCKTEAEIEQALERLEGYLKKMHS; translated from the coding sequence ATGGCGCACCTCCACCCCAGAACCCAGCTTTCTAAGGAGAGCATCTTCGCTCAGATGAGCCGCCTGGCCGCCCAGCACGGGGCCATCAACCTGGGGCAGGGGTTTCCTTCCAATCCCCCGCCGGCATTTTTGCAGGAGGCCGCCCGCCGGGCCATCGGAACGGTAGATCAGTACACCCCGCCCATCGGCCTCCCTCACCTGCGCGAGGCAGTGGCCGAAGACTTGGGCGTCTCGCCCGAGAATGTGGTTATCACGGCAGGAGGCACCGAGGCGTTGCACGCGCTGGCCGAAGCGCTCTATGGCCCGGGGGATGAAGTGGTGATGATGGAGCCCTACTTCGACGTTTACATCCCCCAGGCCCGCATGGCCGGAGCCGAGCCGGTCATGGTGCCCATGCGCCTGACCGAGCGCTGGGAAGTGGACTTGGCGGCGCTGGAACGGGCCATTACGGTACGAACCCAGGCCCTTTTGCTCACCAACCCCTACAACCCCACCGGCTCGCTCCTCTCCAGAGCCGAGGCCGAGCAGATTGTGGCCCTGGCCCGCCGACACGACCTCTGGATCATCAGCGACGAGGTCTACGACGAGCTCTACTTTGCCGAACCCCCTATTTCTTTGCGTGAGCTGGCCCCCGAGCGGGTCTTTAGCGTGGGCTCGGCGGGCAAGCGGCTCGAGGCCACCGGCTGGCGCATCGGCTGGATTGTCACCCCGCCCGGCCTGGCCCCGCAGATAGCGGGGATGCGCCAGTGGAGCAGCTTCTGTTCGGCGGCCCCCCTGCAGGCGGCGGTGGCCGAGGCCCTGCCCATCGCCCGCAGGGAGGGGTTCTACCAAAAGCTCCGGGAAAGCTACAAAAAGCGGCGGGACTTGCTCGAGCAGGGCCTAAAATCTATGGGCCTAAAAACCTTCTCCTCTGCCGGCACCTACTTCCTCACCGCCCTACTGCCCAACCTAGACGCCGAAACCCTGGTGCGCGAGGGTAAGGTGGCCATCATTCCCGGTTCGGCTTTTTACCTTCAGAACCCAGCTCCCAAGGGCCTCTTCCGCTTTGCTTTCTGTAAGACCGAAGCGGAAATTGAGCAGGCTTTGGAGCGGCTCGAGGGTTATCTGAAAAAAATGCACTCCTAA
- a CDS encoding DUF2249 domain-containing protein: protein MQTLRTLDVRSIAPRERHPTIFNLFDSLEPGTAFELVNDHDPKPLFYQFSAERSGRFAWEYLEQGPEVWRVRIGKKE, encoded by the coding sequence ATGCAGACCCTGCGAACCCTGGATGTCCGCTCCATCGCCCCCCGCGAACGCCACCCCACCATCTTCAACCTCTTCGACAGCCTCGAGCCCGGCACGGCCTTTGAACTGGTCAACGACCACGACCCCAAGCCGCTCTTCTACCAGTTCAGCGCCGAGCGCAGCGGGCGCTTTGCCTGGGAGTATCTCGAGCAAGGCCCCGAGGTCTGGCGGGTGAGGATCGGCAAGAAGGAGTAG
- a CDS encoding DUF1858 domain-containing protein — protein MIRPEMRVSELLEAHPQLLEVLIEASPAFAKLKNPLLRRTMSRLVTLAQAAQIGGLEPGALLERLNQALGLEATGEEASVGNESKLATPPPDWLASPVGFHLDVRPILAAACEVAAGQQEKRS, from the coding sequence GTGATCCGGCCCGAGATGCGGGTGAGCGAGCTGCTCGAAGCGCATCCCCAGCTTCTGGAGGTGCTCATCGAGGCCAGCCCGGCTTTTGCTAAGCTCAAAAACCCCCTGCTGCGCCGTACCATGTCCCGGCTGGTAACCCTGGCCCAGGCCGCGCAGATTGGGGGGCTCGAGCCCGGCGCGCTGCTCGAGCGGCTCAACCAGGCCCTGGGCCTCGAGGCCACCGGAGAGGAGGCTTCGGTGGGCAACGAGTCGAAATTGGCAACCCCGCCGCCCGACTGGCTGGCTTCCCCGGTGGGATTTCACCTGGACGTGCGGCCCATCCTGGCCGCGGCGTGCGAGGTGGCGGCGGGGCAGCAGGAAAAAAGGAGCTAA
- a CDS encoding ferredoxin family protein, producing the protein MPHVIAEPCIGVKDRSCQEVCPVECIYDGGDQLYIHPDECIDCGACVPACPVSAIYPEEDLPEQWMGYIEKNRRLSQGPNCHRLGE; encoded by the coding sequence ATGCCCCATGTGATTGCTGAGCCATGCATCGGCGTGAAGGACCGCAGTTGCCAGGAGGTTTGCCCGGTAGAGTGCATCTACGATGGGGGCGATCAGCTTTACATCCACCCCGACGAGTGCATCGACTGCGGGGCCTGTGTGCCGGCTTGCCCGGTTTCGGCCATCTACCCCGAGGAAGACCTGCCCGAGCAGTGGATGGGCTACATCGAGAAAAACCGCCGGCTCTCCCAGGGCCCCAACTGCCACCGCCTGGGGGAATAG